GCGGCGATCTTCAGCGGAATGCCGGCCCGGCGGGCGATGATGATCGCCCGGTCGGGACGCTTTTCCGGCGAGATGCGGCCGAGAAAGGCGAGATAGGTGCCGGGCTGCGGCCGAAACCGGTACAACTCGCGCGGCAGGCCGTGGTAGACGGTGCCGATCCAGTTGGCGAAGGGTAGCGGATGGCGCTGGGCGTCGGAAATCGACACCAGCGGCATGTCACGGTATTCGCGAAAGAGCGGCTGCAGCTCCGGGATGTCGAGCCGGCCGTGCAGGGTCGTCAGCTGCGTCACGTTCGACCGCCGGGAGAGGGGGAAGTGGAGGTAGTCGACGTGAAAATGCACCACGTCGAACTCCTCCACGTGCCGGGCCACCTCTTCGAGCATGCACAGATGCATAGCCAGAGGATCCCGGCAGCCGGCCAGACGCAGGGCCTCCGGCGCGCAGGCGACGAGCCTGGCACCGGTTTGGGAATCACCGCTGGCGAACAGGGTGACATCGTGTCCGCGGCGCACCAGTTCTTCGGTCAGATAGGAAACGACACGTTCCGTGCCGCCATAGCATTTCGGCGGCACGCTTTCGTAAAGAGGGGAGACCTGTGCGATTTTCATGGGACCTCTCTTTTTCGTAACGTGAAATTTAAGTGCCCGTTCGGTGCAGGGCGTTACAAAAAACAGAAGACGCAGAAAAACGCAGTTGGCGGTATGGCAGAAGCATAATTTAACCCCCGTCGCCGAAATTTCAAGGGGGCGACGGGGGCTGCAGGATCAGGCCGGCTTGCGACCGGAGAGGAAGGTCCAGCGCTCCAGGTAGGAAGGAATCAGCACCCGCTGTTCGATCAGGTCACAAAAGTGGCGGCCCGCCTCCTTGCGGATTTGTGCCAGCAGGTCGCGGCTTTCCGCCGCCAGCTCGTCGTTGCCCTCGCCCTCGCCGCAGCACTGCATGCTGAAGACGCCGCCCGACCGCAGGGCGCGGGCGATCATGGCCAGGGTTTCGGCCATGAATTCCTCCCGGCTCTGGCCTTCGCGTACCGGGTCCATGGTCAGGTCGTAGATGACGGCGTCCAGGTCGCGGGCTTCGGCGATCCAGGCGAAGGCGTCGGCGGTCAGGATCTCCGCCTGCGGATGGTCCCATATCCGGCCGCAAAGCCGCGACAGATGGGTTCTGCACAGGCGGAGCACCTCGCCGTCGATATCGATCATGGTCGCCTTTTCCAGCGGAATCTCCATCCGCTCGGCGGCCTGCAGCAGCTCCCAGAGCACGCCGCCGTCGCCGCCGCCGAGAATTGCGACCCGCCGCAGCTGCCGCAGTTGCAGCAGCGGGCTGACCATCGCCACACCGTAGGCGTGATCGCTTTCCGAGATCTGCAGATCGCCGTCGATGACCAGCTGATGGCCGAAGATCGGGTGGCGGGTGATTTCGATTTGCTGCCAGGGGCTTCGGGCGGTTTCGACTACTTCCGCCCGCAGATGACTGGCAAAATCGGGATTGCGGTCTTCCTTGCGAATCATGGTCCTTTTTCTACCGTTTTTCTGAACTTGGATGGGGTTGCGGGTTGATCCGGTGGCGTACTATGCCACAGTTCACCGGTAAAATCCAACCCGCCTCATCTCGAGGGCGAACATCGCAAAAGCCAAAAGCAAGTGCTGTTCGGCCGCGAAGGGGGAGGACCCGTCTTTTGGGTTAGCCAAGGACGATTCTGAAGCGTTTTCTGCACTCTATCCGGCAAAACGTTGAGTCGCGGTCGATGGTGGCAATGGTGTCGCTGCCGAGCTTTTCGCCGGTCAGACCAGGCAACAGTCCGCAAAATCCATCGGCAAATCGGGGTATTTGATGGGCAGGTCTCGCAGGCGGCTGAAGTCGGCGTTTTCGACGTTGTGAGTTTCGACAGCTCCCCGGTCGATCCATTCAAGCAAGTCGATCCGGGCATCCCGGTTGAAATCGCGCAGGTGATAACTATCACTGTTTTGTTTTTGCCAACAGCTCCCCCTGCCTGATGTCGACGCTCAGCAGCAGGGCCGCGCCGAGCAGGAAGAAGAGCAGCTGGGACAGGATCGCCAGCCGCACCGAGCCGGTCAGCTGGTTGACCAGGGCGAAGGCAAAGGGACCGCAGATGGCGGCCAGCTTGTTGCTGACGGCGAAAAATCCGAAGAACTCGGCAGTCTTCTCTGCCGGCACGAGTCGGGCGAAGAGGGAGCGGCTCAGGGCCTGGATACCGCCGAGCACCAGGGCGACCATGACGCCGAGCAGCCAGAACTCCCAGGAATGACGCATGAACACCGCCCACAGGGTGGCCAGGGCGAAAACGGCGATGATGACGAAGAGGGCAGGCCGGGGACCGATCATTTCGGCCAGCCGGCCGCACAGCAGGGTGCCGGGCAGGGCCAGAAACTGAATGAGCAGAAAGCAGCCGAGGATGGCCTGCTGGCTCATGCCGAGTTCCTGGCGCGCGAAGAGGGCCGAGATGACGACCATGGTCTGCACGCCGTCGTTGTAGAGCAGGAAGGCGAAAAGAAAGCGCAGCAGATGCGGATGGTTTCTGAGATCGCGGTAGACGGTGAGAAAGCCGGCGGCAGGCATGTTCAACCGCGGGGGAATCGCCGGCATCCACGACAGGGCCGGAAGAGAGAACAAAAGCCACCAGGCGCCGGTCAACAGCAGCCCCAGCCGGGTGGCCGAGGCATTGTCCAGGCCGATGGGGAGCGCCCCCTGAACCAGGGCGAAAACGAGCATCAGGGCCAGCCCGCCGCCGACATAGCCCACGGCGAAACCTTGTGCCGACAGCCGGTCGAGCCGATCCCCTTCGGCCAGGACCGGCAGGAAGGCGTTGTAAAAGATGGTGCCCGCGGCGAAGCCGAGGTTGGCGATGCAGAAGAGCAGGGCGGCCGCCGGCCAGTGGGGCGGCACGGGCAGGGCCAGTCCCATGGTCGCCAGGCTGCCGAGCAGCACGAAGAAACGAAAGAGTTCTCTTTGCCGGCCGCGCCGGTCGGCCCAGCGGCCGAGCTGCGGGGCAAAAAGGACGATGAGCAGAAGCGAGGCCGATACCAGGTAACCCCAGAGGACCGTTGCCGAGACCGGCTCTTTTGTACCGGGGAGGATCACCCCGTCTGCGGGCAGCAGGCTTGCGAACCAGACCGGAAAGACCGCCGTCAGCACAACGGTCGAAAAGCCCGAATTGGCCCAGTCGTAAAGGCACCAGGCCTGCCGCTGCTTCTTTTGGCCCGCTTCGTTCATCGCATTGCCCGTTTTCCGGCGAAATCCGCCGGCCTCACGAATGCCCCCATCCCGGGGCGATGGAAAGAGGGGACGCGCCGGGCCGGGCAGCCAAAAAAAGACCCCGGGCCCAAAGGAGGAGAAAGCGCCGGGGTCGATAGTCCATGTCGTCCTGCTGTTCAAGCACAGGCAGTGCCAAACGCCACAACTGCCTGAAAACAGGTCAGCGACCGGATCTTTTGCGCGCCGTGCCCCGTCTTTTCGCCGTCTTCTGTCTCTTTTTTGACACCGGTTTCTGCGCCGGTTGATATCCGGTCTGGGCATCCAGCCAGGCGACATAGCCGCAGTCGCGCGGCAGCCAGAAGGCGTCGCGGACCGTCTGCGGATCGAGCCTGATGCATTCCTCTTCGACCTCGAAACGTTTGTGGTAGACCTTGCAGCGGCGGCTGGCCACATCAAGATAGCGGCAGGCCTGGTCGGTTTCGACAACGGTGCCGTCTTCTTCGATCCGTTTCTCGAAGCAGCAGCGGCCGCAGCGGCGGCAGAGGGCTTCCCAGGTCGTGTCTTCCGGAACTGCCATCAGGCTACCCCGTTCATCGTCCCGGCCAGGCCAGCCTGACGCCGAGTCCGATCAGCACGCCGCCGGCGATTCTGTCCAGCCAGCGTCCGGCCCGGGGGCGCTGCTGCAGCCAGCGGCCGAGACTGCCGGCGAACCAGCCGATCAGTCCGAAGAAGAGAAAGGTCAGCAGGACGAAAAGGATGCCAAGCAGCAGCATCTGCACCGCAACATGACCGCGCTCGAGGGAGACGAACTGGGGGAAGAAGGCCATGAAGAAGATCGCCACCTTCGGATTGAGCAGGTTGGCGATGACC
This portion of the Geothermobacter ehrlichii genome encodes:
- a CDS encoding glycosyltransferase family 4 protein, with product MKIAQVSPLYESVPPKCYGGTERVVSYLTEELVRRGHDVTLFASGDSQTGARLVACAPEALRLAGCRDPLAMHLCMLEEVARHVEEFDVVHFHVDYLHFPLSRRSNVTQLTTLHGRLDIPELQPLFREYRDMPLVSISDAQRHPLPFANWIGTVYHGLPRELYRFRPQPGTYLAFLGRISPEKRPDRAIIIARRAGIPLKIAAKVDKADQDYFEQIIRPLLDHPLVEFVGEINDREKEEFLGGALALLFPIDWPEPFGLVMIEAMACGTPVIAFRNGSVPEVMVDGVTGYIVDDLETAIRRVGEIDRLDRTRCRRVFEERFSTPAMADAYLRLYRQLCELGRPTRPQPSPQTIQRVA
- a CDS encoding MFS transporter — translated: MNEAGQKKQRQAWCLYDWANSGFSTVVLTAVFPVWFASLLPADGVILPGTKEPVSATVLWGYLVSASLLLIVLFAPQLGRWADRRGRQRELFRFFVLLGSLATMGLALPVPPHWPAAALLFCIANLGFAAGTIFYNAFLPVLAEGDRLDRLSAQGFAVGYVGGGLALMLVFALVQGALPIGLDNASATRLGLLLTGAWWLLFSLPALSWMPAIPPRLNMPAAGFLTVYRDLRNHPHLLRFLFAFLLYNDGVQTMVVISALFARQELGMSQQAILGCFLLIQFLALPGTLLCGRLAEMIGPRPALFVIIAVFALATLWAVFMRHSWEFWLLGVMVALVLGGIQALSRSLFARLVPAEKTAEFFGFFAVSNKLAAICGPFAFALVNQLTGSVRLAILSQLLFFLLGAALLLSVDIRQGELLAKTKQ
- a CDS encoding spermine/spermidine synthase domain-containing protein, with translation MIRKEDRNPDFASHLRAEVVETARSPWQQIEITRHPIFGHQLVIDGDLQISESDHAYGVAMVSPLLQLRQLRRVAILGGGDGGVLWELLQAAERMEIPLEKATMIDIDGEVLRLCRTHLSRLCGRIWDHPQAEILTADAFAWIAEARDLDAVIYDLTMDPVREGQSREEFMAETLAMIARALRSGGVFSMQCCGEGEGNDELAAESRDLLAQIRKEAGRHFCDLIEQRVLIPSYLERWTFLSGRKPA
- a CDS encoding CxxCxxCC domain-containing protein, producing the protein MAVPEDTTWEALCRRCGRCCFEKRIEEDGTVVETDQACRYLDVASRRCKVYHKRFEVEEECIRLDPQTVRDAFWLPRDCGYVAWLDAQTGYQPAQKPVSKKRQKTAKRRGTARKRSGR